Genomic segment of Calditerricola satsumensis:
GCAGCGGAAAGGGACGCCAGCGCCTCCTCCACCGCCGCGAGCGCCGCCTCCCGTGCCGCGCCGTCCGCCTCCCGCTTGAGCGCCTCCAGCCGCTGGGCGGCGCTGGACCGGGCCGCCATCAGCGCCGTCCACCGCCGGTGCGCCGCGGCCCGTTCGGCCAGCGCCTCCACCGTGTCGACCCCGTTGCGGGCGAGAATGTCGGCGAGGGCCGCGCGATCCGCCTCCAGCTCCGCCCGCACCTCGGTCCAGCGCTGATGCAGGATGGCCTGTTCGCGCGCGAGGGCCTCGCGCTTTGCCGCGGCCTCCGCGTACGCGTTCCGCTCGGCCCGCAGGCGCGCCGCCTGCCCCACGGGATCCTGCGCATCCGGAGGTACCCCCCACGCCGCCAGAAACGCGGCAAGCGTCTCCCACGCGCGCGCCTTCTGCCGCTGGAGTTCGTCGCGCAGCAGGCGGGGGCGCTCCCGCTCGTCGGCCTCCCGCAGCGCCTCATGGTAAAGGGCGTAGAAGGCCTCCGCGTCGGCGCAGTTCCATTGGGCCAAGAGCTGCTCCACGGCCCGTTCTTTTCCGCGGACCAGGCGGGCAGCCTCCTCGGCCTCGCGGGCGGCGTCGGCCATCTGCCGCTCCAGGTCCGCATCGTACCGGGCAAGGTCGTCCTCCGTCGGCAGCGCGGCCAAGGCCGCCTGGTCGGCTTCCCATTCCCGGGCCAGCAAGTCCAGCACGTCGCGGGCCTCTTTCGCAGACTCCGTCGTTCGGGCGCGCCACCACCAGGCCATCACGAGGCCCAGCGCACCGATGACGGCCAAGAGGCCTCCCCACAGCGGCTGCCACAAGAGGAGCGCACCGCCCAGCGTCAGGATCGCCGCGCCGAGGGCGAGGCCCACGCGGCGGATTCCCTTGCCACTCGCGCGGGCCTGCCGCTCCCGCAGCTGGCGCAGGCGCCCTTCCTTTTCCGCCACCCGCTGGGCTAGGTTGCGCCGTTGCTGTTGCTTCGCGCGCAGCGCGGTCCGCTCGGCCTCGATCGCCGCGCGCCGGCGCTCGGCCTCCGCCTGCCTTTCCTTTAGCGCGCGCAGCTCCGCCTGGTGCGCCTCCAGGGCCCGCAACGCACCGCGCAGGGCAGCCCGCTCGGCTTGGTCAACCGGACTGGGCGTCTGGCCGTATTCCCCGCCCAGCTGCGCGAGACGCGCGACCGCCTCCTGCCACCGTTCGACGGCCCGCTCGTACGCCTGCCAGTCCGCGTCGGAAACCGCGCCCCAGTCGACGGTGAAGGCGCTGCCTTCTTCCAAGGCCTCGAGCGCCTCGCGGATCGCCGAAAGCCGCCCTTCCAGTTCGGCGACGTTTTGCTCCGCGCGCGCCACGCGTTCGGCCAACTCCCGCGCCCGCTCCGCATCCCCCGGCTGGTAGGCGGCGGCGTGGCGCACCTCGGACAGGGCCTGGTCCAATTGCGCCAGATGCTCCACCGCCTCGTTCCATTCGCCCAGAGCCGCCGACGCCCGCTGGCGCCGCTCCAGAAGCACCTGGCGTTCCTGCTCGCGCGCGCGCAGGGCGTCGAGGCGACGCATGTCGGCCCGCACGCGGGCCAGGCGCTCCTCGCACGCGGCGACGGCGCGTTCCGCTGCGGCCAGCTGTTCGCGGACCGTGCGGTGCTCCTGCTCCAAACGGCGCAGGCGCGCGGCGCGCTCCTGGGCCCGCTCCCATTCCGCCGTCACCTCGCGCATCTCGCGGAGCACGGTGGCGTAGGGCGTCTGGCCGCGGTCGGTTTTCCCGATGGCGCGAATCTCCCGCTCGAGCGCCTCCACAAGCGGCGCGACCGACGTCTCGTCCCCGAAGGCGCTGAGGCCGCGCAGGTGATCGAGGAGATGGTCGGCGTGCTCCACCGGGAGCGGATGGAGGACGGCCACCTGCTCAAACAGGGTGCGGTTCAGCCCGATCTGCCCCTCCACAAAATTGCGCTCCCGCCGCTTGTCCTGGGGGTACTGGCGGGTGATGTCGGCCATCTCGGGAAGGAGGTAGAGCCGGCTCTCGTCCTTCTGCCGGTCCAGGTTGCGCTCGAGGCGGTAGACCTGGCCCAGCACCTCGTATTCCACCACCGTTCCGTAGGTCTTCGCCGTCCAGGGCTTGTACCGCTCGTACTGGGGCAGGTACTTGCGCTGCGACACGTAATCCCGCTTCAGCCCGTACAGGGCGGCAAGGAGCGCCTCGAGCAGCGTCGTCTTGCCCGCCTCGTTCGGCGCCTCGATCAGGTTGAAGCCCGGGGAAAAGGTGAAGGTGGCGTTCTCCCATTTGCCAAAGCCGCGAATGAACAGTTGGCGCACGATCATCCTCGCTCCACCAGCCTTCCGTAGGCGTGGAGGTCCAGCACGGCATGGAGTGCGTCGGTCCACAGCCGTTTTTCCCGCTCGTCCGGTGCCTCGTCGATGCGGCGCAAGGCTTCGCGCACAAAGCCGCCGATCACGGTGGGCTCCTGGGCATACTGCTGCACGTCATACGCCGGCCGCACGTCGCTCACCACATCGACGGCAAAGAAGGCGTCGGCCAGCCGCTCGCGAAGCCACCCCGTCTCCACGGACAGGGCGGGATTGACCAGGCCGACGAGGCGCAAACGGAGCAGGCTCTCGGGGTTTTCCCCCTTGATTTGGCGCCTCACGCGCTCCAGCACGGCCTCCGGGGTCTCGCACCCGGAGACGTCCACGTCCCGCACCACGTAGGCGCGGCACGAGATGGGGAGCGTCTCCAGCTTGACCCCGCGCTCGGTCAGCTCGCCGTAGAGCACCGTGCGCACCCCTTGTTCCTTCCACCCCAGCCCCTCGGGGCTGCCGGGGTAGGCGGCCAGCACGCGGCTCGGTTCGGCGGGATGGGGAATCTTTTGCCCTTTGTGGATGTGGCCCAGGGCCACGTAATCCACGCCCGTCGCCGCCAGCTCCTCCACCGTCACCGGCAGGTAGGGATCGTGCTCGCCGGCGTGCTCCGATTGCGCTAGCGACGCGTGGACGACCATGATGTGGTGCCGCGCTTCGGGCACCGGATTCGCAAAGGCGCGCACCACCGGCTCGGTCACGGCGTAGCGGTCAAACCCGTACCCGTGCACGGCGCAATCCAGCTCGGGCAGGTACACCGTTTCCCATTCCCCGCCAAACACGTGCACGTTCTCCGGCCAGTCGACGGTGCGGTAGTAGGAGTCGGGAAGGGCGGGGTCATGGTTGCCGGGCGCCACAAAGACGCGGATAGGGGCCACCATGGCGCACAACTCGCGCAAATAGGCGATGGTGCTTTTTTGCACGAGCTCATGCTCAAACCAATCGCCGGCAATGAGGATCAGGTGCGCCGCTTTTTCCTGGGCCAGCCGAAAGATGCGGGCCACCGTCTCCCGATACTCCGCGCGGCGCTGCGCGAGTCGGGACGGTGACAGGGAAAGGTGCGAAAGCGGCGCGTCGAGATGGACATCGGCGGTGTGGACAAAGCGAACGCCCAACGCGTTCCCCTCCTTCCGCGCGCACGATGGGGCGACGGCCCGCAGACGGCCGATCCCTGTCTTCCGTGACGGAGTCTAATTTCGCGAGCCCGCGCCGTTCTCCTGCCGCGTCGACAAAAGTTGCCGCAAACCGCCATGCGCGATACCCCCTTTACCTGCCGCTCCGTTGTGATACAATAGGATCCGATTCCTTTCGCCTTTCGAAAGATCAGACCGACGAAATCAGTGGGGGATGAGGGCATGCGCCGTTCGGTGGTCTTGGCCCTCGGGTTTGTGGTAACCGTGTGGGGGCTGAATGTGGTGATGGTGAAGTACCTAGTGGGCCTCTTTCCGCCGCTTGCGCTCGCCGCCACGCGCATCGCCCTGGCCGCGCTCTTGCTGGTGCCGCTGGTGTGGTGGCGGGAGGGGCTGCCGCGCCTTTCCCGCCGCACGTGGGGGCTCATCGCCGCCGCGGGCACGTCGTCGATCTTTTTGCACCAGATTTTTCTTTCCGTCGGCTTGGCCCACAGCTCCGCCGCCCACGGCGCCCTCATTCTGGGCCTCAACCCCTTGGCCACCTCCCTCTTGGCCGCGTGGTTCCTCGGCGAACGGCTCACCTGGCAGCGCCTGGCCGGCATCACCCTAGGCTTTCTTGGGGTGGCCCTCCTCGTCACCGACGGCGACCTGCGCCGCATCGGGGCCATCCAGCGGGGCGATGCGCTGATGTTCGGCGCCATGCTCACCTATGTCA
This window contains:
- a CDS encoding AAA family ATPase gives rise to the protein MIVRQLFIRGFGKWENATFTFSPGFNLIEAPNEAGKTTLLEALLAALYGLKRDYVSQRKYLPQYERYKPWTAKTYGTVVEYEVLGQVYRLERNLDRQKDESRLYLLPEMADITRQYPQDKRRERNFVEGQIGLNRTLFEQVAVLHPLPVEHADHLLDHLRGLSAFGDETSVAPLVEALEREIRAIGKTDRGQTPYATVLREMREVTAEWERAQERAARLRRLEQEHRTVREQLAAAERAVAACEERLARVRADMRRLDALRAREQERQVLLERRQRASAALGEWNEAVEHLAQLDQALSEVRHAAAYQPGDAERARELAERVARAEQNVAELEGRLSAIREALEALEEGSAFTVDWGAVSDADWQAYERAVERWQEAVARLAQLGGEYGQTPSPVDQAERAALRGALRALEAHQAELRALKERQAEAERRRAAIEAERTALRAKQQQRRNLAQRVAEKEGRLRQLRERQARASGKGIRRVGLALGAAILTLGGALLLWQPLWGGLLAVIGALGLVMAWWWRARTTESAKEARDVLDLLAREWEADQAALAALPTEDDLARYDADLERQMADAAREAEEAARLVRGKERAVEQLLAQWNCADAEAFYALYHEALREADERERPRLLRDELQRQKARAWETLAAFLAAWGVPPDAQDPVGQAARLRAERNAYAEAAAKREALAREQAILHQRWTEVRAELEADRAALADILARNGVDTVEALAERAAAHRRWTALMAARSSAAQRLEALKREADGAAREAALAAVEEALASLSAAAAAEGDTASGHAEAQEADGDAPDPVPAGGSEGAGDALARISARLEALRREEEALKEELSRHVADRDRLREAASRLQGEMAALESEGPGPADLRSRLDALHAEARRLDDKREALERGLALLREVAQTVHRDVAPVLNRYAAEVMARITAGRYDVRINPNERMAITAIEQETQSARPQDVLSRGTSDQLYFALRVALLKRFSYRTPLPALLDDSFAHYDDERLMRALAYLGELAKTHQVLLFTCRDRERAFLRQLGIPFTAIPLARDPVSAARDA
- a CDS encoding metallophosphoesterase family protein, with amino-acid sequence MGVRFVHTADVHLDAPLSHLSLSPSRLAQRRAEYRETVARIFRLAQEKAAHLILIAGDWFEHELVQKSTIAYLRELCAMVAPIRVFVAPGNHDPALPDSYYRTVDWPENVHVFGGEWETVYLPELDCAVHGYGFDRYAVTEPVVRAFANPVPEARHHIMVVHASLAQSEHAGEHDPYLPVTVEELAATGVDYVALGHIHKGQKIPHPAEPSRVLAAYPGSPEGLGWKEQGVRTVLYGELTERGVKLETLPISCRAYVVRDVDVSGCETPEAVLERVRRQIKGENPESLLRLRLVGLVNPALSVETGWLRERLADAFFAVDVVSDVRPAYDVQQYAQEPTVIGGFVREALRRIDEAPDEREKRLWTDALHAVLDLHAYGRLVERG
- a CDS encoding DMT family transporter; the encoded protein is MRRSVVLALGFVVTVWGLNVVMVKYLVGLFPPLALAATRIALAALLLVPLVWWREGLPRLSRRTWGLIAAAGTSSIFLHQIFLSVGLAHSSAAHGALILGLNPLATSLLAAWFLGERLTWQRLAGITLGFLGVALLVTDGDLRRIGAIQRGDALMFGAMLTYVIGTLFVKVATREASALVVSAYSHLLAAGQLGVTALFVDEPPLPPAIGWWPIAVLLVSAWASTAMGAFLWNWAVQHIGAATTAMWLNGLPATSLFFSALLLDEELHVWHGIALACIVAGVSLGVRGGKSPHPVVTPNRGIAGDTRARYRTP